A stretch of DNA from Anaerobacillus isosaccharinicus:
CCCGCGGAAAGCGAAGTATATTTCCGTAGCGAATGGATACGCGTTCGGGCTTCTCATTGATTAACACTTTTGTCACAGCCTCTTTACGAGTGCTTATGATTTTCTAGTCAGCTAGTCGAATTTCAACAAAAAGTTGTAATGTAGTATATAAGTGAACTTCTTTAATAATAACGTGATATCTCTTATCATTTACTGTGTACGTTTTATTTTGAATGGTCTGATGGAGGAGATCACTTGCATTTGAAACTGTCTCAATTGGTTTATTCATGATAGGTGTTAGCTCATGTTCAATTTGACTACGAAGTTCATGGAGAGACAATTCACTAAGTCTCAAGGCCTTATCATTTTTAAAATAAATTTTCACTTCTTGGACAGTTAACTTCTTTTGGTTTGCCTTGTTTAGTTCGTCTTTATCACTTCTTAGAATTTCAATATTCCTTTTTTGTTCTTTAATCGTAGTTTCTTGCATTTTAATTTCAGTAACTAGTTTTTCTTGAACAGTTCCGAATTGATAAATGAAAAAAAACCAACCAATAATCATGCCTATAATGATTCCTGCAAAAAAGCGTTGCCATCCAGGTTGTCTATAATATGGAGGTATTCGCATCATACTGAGTTACGCTTCCTGTGTAAGCCATTGAATAACAACGCCACCAGAATGCGCACCAGACAGGGCGGCAAAAATCATAAACAAGGTCTTGGCAATATCAATGTGGGAACCATCGTAAATACCTCTTTCGATGCTATAAATGGCGTCAAACGTACCGCCAATAGCCGCAACCATTGCCCATATCTTTAAGCCTGTGGCAAGATCATTTATTGTAGATAAAGGGGGTTTCCCAATGAGAAAGGCACCAATCCCCCCAACAATTGCACCGCCAATCACAACCCCAAAAGCGACGAAAAAATCCATAATTAACGTCGAGATAAATTCCTTGTCCATTTGAAAGCCTCTCCTTTTCTAATCTAAAATCTAAAATTTAAAAATGTAGAATGTAGAATGGAGAATTATTTAAGAAGTTACTTCGAAAAGTACAATTTCAAAAGGCTGTTTAATTCTACATTCTACATTCTAAATTGGTTTTACTTAATATTTATGGGACAAAGTTATGTATTATACTATCAATATCTTATTTTTGGGATTTCCAACGATTAATTTTTATTTTTTAACATTAGCAGGGTTTTTTAATACATGTTTTAATTTGTAGTTCGGCTCCACTAGTACTATAATTAAATAAAAAGAGCGTATGTTCTATTTTTAAATGTAGAATGTAGAATGTAAGATGTAGAATGGTTGTAAGTGGAGCTTCGAAGCGATGTCTTTCAATAATTCTACATTTTACATTTTGAATTCTACATTCTAAGAGGGGGGATTTGTGGTGGATTTTGTTCATTTACATATAAATACTGAGTTTAGTCTTTTAAAGAGTGCTGCTAAAATTGAAGACCTTGTGAAGCAAGCAAAAGAGTTACAATTTTCAGCCCTTGCTATAACCGATCAGAATGTGATGTATGGTGTAATTCCATTTTATAAAGCTTGTAAGCAAATTGGCATCAAACCGATTATTGGAATTGAACTTTCCGTAGCTAGTGAAGAAGTAAATGAATCACGGCTAATCCTTTTAGCAAAAACGAGGAAAGGTTATCAAAATCTATTGAAGTTATCTAGCATTGCTCAGGTAGTAGGAACGAATAATCTAAAGCAAGTGGAGAAAAAGCACCTTTTTTCTTATTGTACTGATTTGGTTGCCATTTGTTCCCCTTATAAAGGAGAGGTACAATTGCTCTTAGCTGGGGGAATGGAGGACATTGCCCACCGGAAAATTCAGGAATATCAAAATTATTTTGGTGCAGACTTTTATATAGGAATTCACGATCATTATCTAGCTTCTGAAAAACAACTAAACTTACAATTGGTTCAGCTCTCAAAAAAAGGACTAATTAATTTGGTTGCTTCAAATCAAGTTATGTATGTTCATAAAGAAGATGCT
This window harbors:
- the ytrI gene encoding sporulation membrane protein YtrI, translating into MMRIPPYYRQPGWQRFFAGIIIGMIIGWFFFIYQFGTVQEKLVTEIKMQETTIKEQKRNIEILRSDKDELNKANQKKLTVQEVKIYFKNDKALRLSELSLHELRSQIEHELTPIMNKPIETVSNASDLLHQTIQNKTYTVNDKRYHVIIKEVHLYTTLQLFVEIRLAD
- a CDS encoding YtrH family sporulation protein; amino-acid sequence: MDKEFISTLIMDFFVAFGVVIGGAIVGGIGAFLIGKPPLSTINDLATGLKIWAMVAAIGGTFDAIYSIERGIYDGSHIDIAKTLFMIFAALSGAHSGGVVIQWLTQEA